From a single Sporosarcina oncorhynchi genomic region:
- the nadX gene encoding aspartate dehydrogenase produces the protein MIPINIGLIGKGSIGTFLLKKINEEHVIANTKITAIFDERKKSQLDLNRLAEKYSCEPFYEIDAFLQKDIDLIIECANIEVAKKYATKIVHQKDLLLISIGAMADSQFTEKLQIAAAVSEQKVYLPSGAIGGLDVIKATKLAGELEAVTLTSRKPATALTDASLVQEKVVFEGSAFEAINRFPKNANVAIALSLAGLGVDKTNVKIIADPHVTKNIHHIKAFGGFGEFEMTIKNNPSPDNPKTSYLTALSILSTLNNLENNIIVGS, from the coding sequence TTGATTCCTATCAATATTGGTTTAATTGGAAAAGGCTCAATCGGTACATTCCTCTTAAAGAAAATAAATGAAGAACATGTCATTGCTAATACTAAAATCACTGCCATCTTTGACGAACGAAAAAAGTCCCAATTAGATTTGAATCGATTAGCTGAAAAATATAGCTGTGAACCATTTTATGAAATAGACGCGTTTTTGCAGAAAGATATCGATTTAATTATTGAATGCGCAAATATCGAGGTTGCCAAAAAGTATGCAACTAAAATAGTCCATCAGAAAGATCTTCTATTAATAAGCATTGGAGCTATGGCAGACTCACAATTTACTGAAAAACTTCAAATAGCAGCAGCTGTTTCGGAACAAAAAGTCTACTTGCCGTCAGGAGCAATCGGGGGACTTGATGTGATTAAAGCTACTAAGCTAGCAGGGGAGTTAGAGGCTGTCACATTGACATCCCGCAAACCAGCTACGGCACTGACTGATGCTTCACTTGTACAGGAAAAAGTAGTTTTTGAAGGATCGGCATTTGAGGCGATTAATAGATTCCCTAAAAATGCAAATGTCGCAATCGCGTTGTCGCTAGCGGGGCTCGGAGTGGATAAGACAAACGTAAAAATCATCGCAGATCCCCACGTTACAAAAAATATACATCATATAAAAGCGTTTGGTGGCTTTGGTGAATTTGAAATGACCATTAAAAATAATCCCTCGCCCGATAATCCGAAAACAAGTTACTTAACTGCATTGAGCATATTATCCACATTGAATAATCTTGAGAACAACATCATAGTCGGTTCCTGA
- a CDS encoding S-layer homology domain-containing protein, giving the protein MGNNQPKKYRNFMIGAASAALVASAVAPVVSAAEFSDVKGNTHEPAIKALVEAGVISGYPDGTFQPNKTLTRSDVVKMMGKWLVSLDYEIPADYKTNPRFKDLTSKSNDELLKYAALVKDNGVFNGYADGTLGAGLDITRENMAIVLVRAYDAIHKTDLVTVVKETEFDKDVTDLAKAKAEARPYIDVLDYFDITNPVAPQFNPKNTTTRGQFASFLYKTSNVEVGEEVDTEAPKLVYTGEKTLNVEYGKEFTAPVVTATDNVDENVEVTSVITNEAGERLTAIDTKVYGTYKITYSAVDAAGNNAEDVVVTVKVAEPNSLEVSSVEGLSATQVQVHFNLPVDKATLLNADGTFKTDVLSMTSLDGITPGNLTGTLSADGKTLTITAQNVLSKRYDVVVDNVKSYNGKNIVKYTGMVTLTADKTAPTVVKTDRLSASKFKVTFSEPIKELGTVTYKLANGTVVSGSGNGVTNDFTAGAKEVTFTIGSDVAANQDVVASFVGTRDMAENLISPNPTTVTFQKGDKDGVKPVVSTITQTGAKSFAVKFSEELQAAPTVTVSGMTGITVVKDSTDPTVYNVTTTSVLDNAKTVVVSNAVDLSGEAGETTTKVVTFVSDINAPKVQSSAVVTDETNMKQYLELTFDKNVDLGSTPTVDATGSFVKNYVTTTIGETDLTATSVAYKNPLNKKVIRVELDTFLGTTFDVEGAAYTLDLTFNNVASEFGVVAPKAAVSFVRGTDGTPANTAVVGVEAIEQDTSDNNKVNVTFNKEVDGASASNVANYTISGAVIESVTLKPAIDGKQVAVLNLQKGSNTFTGVRNISVQNVKAAGSTKVMEMYTTSIVSLNENIAPTVKSAVLVGTNQVKVTFSEAVTTTNGTQDFELVIGGATVAGKTTVTSPTTATPGMESVTFTLQDNVSTADINSGLVFKALNTISIMDAVGNKLSTATPITITQ; this is encoded by the coding sequence ATGGGTAACAACCAACCAAAGAAATATCGTAATTTCATGATCGGTGCAGCATCAGCAGCATTGGTAGCATCGGCAGTCGCGCCAGTAGTTAGCGCAGCGGAGTTTTCCGACGTGAAAGGGAATACGCACGAACCAGCTATCAAAGCACTAGTAGAAGCAGGTGTTATTAGCGGATATCCCGACGGTACATTCCAACCAAATAAAACATTGACTCGTTCTGATGTTGTCAAAATGATGGGTAAATGGCTAGTATCACTAGACTATGAAATCCCAGCAGATTACAAGACAAACCCACGTTTCAAGGATCTTACATCTAAATCAAACGACGAACTTCTTAAATACGCAGCATTGGTAAAAGACAATGGCGTATTTAATGGTTATGCGGATGGTACACTCGGAGCAGGACTCGATATTACACGTGAAAACATGGCAATCGTTCTTGTCAGAGCATATGACGCTATTCATAAAACAGATCTAGTTACTGTAGTCAAAGAAACAGAGTTCGATAAAGACGTAACGGACCTTGCGAAAGCAAAAGCGGAAGCTCGTCCATACATCGACGTACTAGACTATTTCGATATCACAAACCCGGTTGCACCGCAATTCAACCCTAAAAACACAACAACGCGCGGTCAATTCGCTTCATTCCTCTACAAAACTTCTAACGTAGAAGTAGGAGAAGAAGTAGATACAGAAGCACCAAAACTAGTATACACTGGTGAAAAAACACTTAACGTGGAATACGGTAAAGAGTTCACAGCTCCAGTTGTAACTGCAACTGACAACGTTGATGAGAACGTTGAAGTCACTTCAGTTATCACAAACGAAGCTGGCGAAAGACTTACTGCTATTGACACTAAAGTCTACGGCACTTATAAAATCACGTATAGCGCTGTAGATGCTGCTGGAAACAATGCAGAAGATGTAGTCGTTACTGTGAAAGTGGCAGAACCGAACAGCTTGGAAGTGTCTTCAGTAGAAGGTTTGAGTGCTACTCAAGTACAAGTACACTTTAATCTTCCTGTAGATAAAGCGACATTGTTGAACGCTGACGGTACATTCAAAACAGACGTACTTTCAATGACATCACTTGACGGCATTACGCCAGGCAACTTGACAGGTACGCTTTCAGCAGACGGTAAAACATTGACTATTACTGCACAAAATGTACTATCTAAGCGTTATGATGTAGTCGTAGACAATGTAAAATCATATAACGGTAAAAATATCGTTAAGTACACTGGAATGGTAACTCTAACTGCAGATAAAACTGCTCCTACAGTTGTGAAGACTGATAGATTGTCAGCTAGCAAATTTAAAGTTACTTTCTCTGAACCTATTAAGGAATTAGGAACGGTAACGTACAAGCTTGCAAACGGTACAGTAGTAAGCGGATCAGGCAATGGCGTAACGAATGACTTTACTGCCGGCGCGAAAGAAGTTACTTTCACAATTGGTTCTGATGTTGCAGCTAACCAAGATGTCGTTGCATCATTTGTAGGAACTAGAGATATGGCAGAAAACCTGATTTCACCTAATCCTACGACTGTTACTTTCCAAAAAGGTGACAAAGACGGTGTGAAACCTGTTGTTTCAACAATTACACAAACTGGCGCGAAATCATTTGCAGTTAAATTCTCAGAAGAATTACAAGCAGCACCAACGGTAACGGTTTCTGGAATGACTGGAATAACTGTTGTTAAAGATTCAACTGACCCGACTGTTTACAACGTTACAACAACATCTGTATTAGATAATGCTAAAACAGTTGTGGTAAGCAACGCTGTCGACCTAAGCGGTGAAGCGGGCGAAACAACAACTAAAGTTGTCACTTTCGTTTCAGATATTAATGCACCGAAAGTACAATCAAGCGCGGTAGTTACAGACGAAACGAATATGAAACAGTACTTGGAACTTACATTCGATAAGAATGTTGATCTTGGTTCAACTCCAACAGTTGATGCAACTGGTTCGTTCGTTAAAAATTATGTTACTACAACGATTGGTGAAACTGATCTTACAGCTACTTCAGTAGCCTATAAAAATCCTCTAAACAAAAAAGTAATCCGTGTAGAATTGGATACATTCCTCGGCACTACTTTTGATGTAGAAGGTGCTGCATACACACTTGATTTGACATTTAATAACGTTGCAAGTGAATTCGGAGTTGTCGCTCCAAAAGCTGCAGTATCATTCGTACGAGGTACTGACGGTACGCCAGCAAACACTGCTGTAGTAGGCGTTGAAGCTATCGAACAGGATACTTCAGACAATAATAAAGTAAATGTAACATTTAATAAAGAGGTTGATGGTGCTTCTGCAAGTAATGTAGCAAACTATACAATTTCTGGCGCAGTTATTGAATCAGTAACACTTAAGCCTGCTATAGATGGTAAGCAGGTGGCTGTATTGAATCTTCAAAAAGGTTCAAACACATTCACAGGTGTTCGCAATATCAGCGTTCAAAACGTAAAAGCAGCTGGTTCTACTAAAGTTATGGAAATGTACACTACGAGCATAGTTTCATTAAATGAAAATATTGCTCCGACTGTAAAGTCTGCAGTATTAGTAGGGACTAACCAAGTTAAAGTTACATTTTCCGAAGCAGTAACAACAACTAATGGAACGCAAGATTTTGAATTGGTGATTGGTGGAGCAACTGTTGCAGGTAAAACTACTGTAACAAGTCCAACAACGGCTACTCCAGGAATGGAATCTGTCACTTTCACACTACAAGACAACGTATCTACAGCTGATATTAATAGTGGCTTAGTATTTAAAGCGCTAAACACTATTTCTATAATGGATGCGGTAGGAAACAAATTGTCTACTGCAACGCCAATTACAATTACTCAATAA
- a CDS encoding YcjF family protein: protein MNKDWMSDEEFDRIFDEKSTEINEQLESEILIAMIGDVNAGKSSTINRLMGSDVAEVGAKPGETQTINKFIYKENIIFVDTPGLDDIYSEHSAETMKFYKEADVILFFLNAAGTVLSEAELISLKKIASVNKDMILVLNKIDAADDIPSLVKYVQDHTNYAYPVTPISSRTGQNIQMLQKEVLDILESKKKDILMASNMADKSAIATRWILGAGASAAAIGAVPIPGSDFVPLTALQVSLMLKLSTLYGKPISKDNAKELIIATIVGNIGKTIFRQVVKVVPGAGMVVGASVAGGMTVALGHAVKYAHENNIELTPKALQPIYKKFLKKRP from the coding sequence ATGAACAAAGATTGGATGTCAGACGAGGAGTTTGACCGGATATTCGATGAGAAATCTACGGAAATAAATGAGCAATTGGAAAGCGAAATCCTAATAGCGATGATTGGAGACGTCAATGCAGGTAAATCCTCGACAATCAATCGTTTGATGGGATCAGACGTCGCGGAAGTCGGGGCAAAACCTGGAGAAACGCAAACAATTAATAAATTCATCTACAAAGAAAATATCATTTTCGTAGACACTCCCGGCCTGGACGACATTTACAGCGAGCATTCCGCGGAAACAATGAAATTCTACAAAGAGGCAGACGTAATTCTTTTCTTCTTAAATGCAGCAGGCACAGTTTTATCCGAAGCGGAATTGATTTCATTGAAGAAAATAGCAAGCGTCAATAAAGACATGATTCTTGTTCTAAATAAAATCGATGCTGCAGACGATATACCGAGCCTTGTGAAATATGTCCAGGACCATACCAATTATGCATATCCAGTCACACCCATCTCATCGCGTACGGGACAAAACATTCAAATGCTTCAAAAAGAAGTCCTCGATATATTAGAGTCAAAAAAAAAGGACATCTTAATGGCCAGTAATATGGCCGATAAATCGGCAATCGCGACACGGTGGATTTTAGGAGCAGGTGCTTCTGCCGCGGCTATCGGAGCCGTTCCAATCCCTGGTTCCGATTTTGTTCCGCTTACTGCTCTTCAAGTGAGCCTCATGTTGAAATTGTCCACGCTCTACGGAAAGCCAATATCTAAAGACAATGCAAAAGAACTGATCATCGCAACAATCGTCGGGAATATTGGAAAAACGATATTCCGTCAAGTTGTTAAAGTAGTACCCGGTGCGGGTATGGTCGTCGGTGCAAGCGTGGCAGGTGGTATGACAGTTGCACTCGGACATGCCGTAAAATACGCACATGAAAACAATATTGAACTGACTCCAAAAGCTTTACAACCTATCTATAAGAAGTTCTTGAAAAAGAGGCCATAA
- a CDS encoding alpha/beta fold hydrolase — protein sequence MILHSKVLGEGSPIIFLHTGLQTGETDFSFQQNYFKGQYKIVVVDLRGHGKSRVDQLDIHKYFDEAAIDVWETMNDLGLGKAHIVGCSLGGLVGLRFAKMFPDRLISLTLSGITPEKPSNWEEMRQLDVRMQKAVLENKEAGIYFDSIHESDWREFLKQSMVEDWYPFNETRDVSTLSCPTLFIVGEEKKHEVVGAIQYPIQNEQIHVAIVPFAGHLVHSEQPEVYTSHLNLFIRKVEESSL from the coding sequence ATGATTCTTCATTCGAAGGTTCTAGGAGAGGGTAGTCCCATTATATTCTTACATACTGGACTTCAAACTGGCGAAACTGATTTTAGTTTTCAACAGAATTACTTCAAAGGACAGTATAAAATCGTCGTTGTAGATTTAAGAGGGCATGGTAAATCGCGTGTGGATCAGCTGGATATTCACAAATATTTCGATGAAGCGGCTATTGATGTGTGGGAAACGATGAATGATTTAGGATTGGGAAAAGCTCATATAGTCGGCTGTTCACTTGGAGGATTAGTCGGATTACGATTTGCAAAAATGTTCCCGGATCGTCTCATTAGTTTAACGCTATCAGGAATTACTCCTGAGAAACCAAGCAATTGGGAAGAGATGAGACAACTGGATGTCCGCATGCAAAAAGCTGTATTGGAGAATAAAGAAGCAGGAATTTATTTTGACTCCATTCACGAATCTGATTGGCGAGAGTTTCTGAAGCAATCGATGGTGGAAGACTGGTATCCTTTCAATGAAACGCGGGATGTCTCGACTTTGAGTTGCCCAACACTCTTTATTGTTGGAGAAGAAAAGAAGCATGAAGTAGTAGGCGCTATCCAATACCCTATTCAAAATGAACAAATACATGTTGCAATTGTGCCATTTGCAGGACATTTAGTGCACAGTGAACAACCAGAAGTTTACACAAGTCATCTTAATTTGTTTATAAGAAAAGTAGAAGAGAGTAGCTTATAG
- a CDS encoding GNAT family N-acetyltransferase — MIIREAIMGDEDGIARVHVDSWRTTYKGIVSNDYLRTLSYEQRAENWRRGIGKSALYVAEENGQIVGFATGGKERTGNYDADAELYAIYLLQSVQGQGVGKQLVRKLAEEMKRLNFSSLLVWVLDQNPSKKFYESLGGKRIDETMIDIAGEQFKEVAYHWDDLKLLMNAGTIK; from the coding sequence ATGATTATTAGAGAAGCGATTATGGGCGATGAAGATGGAATTGCACGCGTTCATGTCGATAGTTGGCGGACAACTTATAAAGGGATTGTATCGAATGACTATTTAAGAACGTTATCCTATGAGCAACGAGCAGAAAATTGGAGACGCGGGATCGGCAAGAGCGCCTTATACGTTGCTGAAGAGAACGGCCAAATTGTCGGTTTTGCAACGGGCGGCAAAGAGCGCACAGGAAACTACGATGCGGATGCAGAACTCTATGCAATCTACCTTCTTCAATCCGTACAAGGCCAGGGAGTCGGAAAACAATTAGTCCGAAAACTAGCAGAAGAGATGAAAAGACTTAACTTTAGTTCATTACTAGTTTGGGTACTTGACCAGAATCCATCTAAGAAGTTCTATGAGTCATTGGGCGGAAAAAGGATTGATGAAACAATGATTGATATAGCGGGAGAACAATTTAAAGAAGTTGCGTATCATTGGGATGATTTGAAGTTGCTTATGAACGCGGGGACAATAAAATGA
- a CDS encoding SpoVR family protein: MTQHKDLQKAVAEITEIAKGFGLDFYPMRYEICPAHIIYTFGAYGMPTRFSHWSFGKQFHKMKLQYDLGLSQIYELVINSNPCYAFLLESNSLIQNKLIVAHVLAHCDFFKNNARFANTRGDMVESMTATAERIANYEMIYGKDEVEHFLDAVLAIQEHIDPSLVRWRYGNEEVEPEDTKPIMRKTAYDDLWELDHKKIESTTHETKRKKVPAKPEKDLLLFILEHSRELEEWQRDILTMIREEMLYFWPQMETKIMNEGWATYWHQRIMRELDLTTSETIEFATLNANVIQPSKTSINPYYLGLKIFEDIELRYDHPTDEMKRFGAMPGSGRKKMFEVREMDSDISFVRNYLTKELVQKEDLYVFEKKGSQYKVSDKEFRSVQNQLIAQRVNGGFPYIVVEDGDYIRNGELYLVHKFEETELDVPYLESVLPYVHQLWGRIVHLETYVDKKLVVFSYDGKKVHKRFA, encoded by the coding sequence ATGACGCAACATAAGGACCTTCAGAAGGCCGTTGCCGAAATTACGGAAATCGCCAAAGGATTCGGATTAGATTTTTATCCGATGCGTTATGAAATTTGTCCTGCACATATTATTTATACATTTGGCGCCTACGGTATGCCGACAAGGTTCAGCCATTGGAGTTTCGGAAAACAGTTCCATAAGATGAAACTGCAATATGATTTAGGTTTAAGCCAGATATATGAACTCGTCATTAATTCCAATCCGTGTTACGCATTTCTGCTGGAAAGTAATAGTCTCATACAAAATAAACTAATCGTAGCCCATGTACTTGCGCACTGTGATTTCTTCAAAAACAATGCGCGATTTGCCAACACGCGTGGGGATATGGTTGAAAGCATGACAGCTACAGCCGAACGTATAGCGAACTATGAAATGATTTATGGAAAAGACGAAGTCGAACACTTTTTGGATGCCGTGCTTGCCATACAGGAACATATCGACCCTTCGCTCGTCAGATGGCGCTATGGAAATGAGGAAGTAGAACCTGAAGATACAAAACCGATTATGAGAAAAACAGCCTATGATGATCTATGGGAATTGGATCATAAGAAAATCGAATCTACTACGCATGAAACAAAACGGAAAAAAGTTCCGGCCAAGCCTGAAAAAGATTTACTTCTTTTCATCTTGGAACATAGCCGGGAATTAGAAGAATGGCAACGCGATATTCTAACGATGATTCGTGAGGAAATGCTCTATTTTTGGCCACAGATGGAAACGAAAATCATGAACGAAGGATGGGCAACGTATTGGCATCAACGAATTATGAGGGAATTGGACCTCACAACGAGTGAAACGATAGAATTCGCAACATTGAATGCAAATGTTATTCAACCATCGAAAACATCCATCAATCCCTATTATCTTGGACTGAAAATTTTTGAAGATATTGAGCTGCGATATGATCATCCGACAGACGAGATGAAACGGTTCGGAGCAATGCCTGGTTCGGGCAGGAAAAAAATGTTTGAGGTGAGAGAAATGGATTCTGATATATCTTTCGTTAGAAACTACTTAACGAAAGAACTGGTACAAAAAGAAGATTTGTATGTGTTTGAAAAAAAAGGCAGTCAATATAAAGTTTCGGATAAAGAATTCCGCAGCGTGCAAAATCAACTCATTGCACAACGTGTAAACGGGGGCTTCCCTTATATTGTTGTGGAAGACGGGGACTATATTCGCAATGGCGAACTGTACTTAGTCCATAAGTTTGAAGAGACAGAGCTTGATGTGCCTTATTTGGAAAGTGTATTGCCCTATGTTCATCAACTATGGGGGCGGATCGTCCACTTAGAGACATACGTCGATAAAAAACTCGTCGTATTTTCGTATGATGGGAAAAAAGTGCATAAGCGATTTGCATAA
- the yhbH gene encoding sporulation protein YhbH, which produces MTDETGESFIVSQENWTLHRKGYQDQKRHVDKVKKAIENNLPELISEESIVMSDGKDIIKIPIRSLDEYKIRYNHDKSKHVGQGKGKSQVGDVVANDGSKDAGKGKQAGDQAGSDYYEAEVSIAEIEETLFKELELPNLEQREQAEITEEDIAFNDIRKKGLIGNIDKKRTIIAAFKRNSMEGKTGIMPIYNDDLRFKTWDPIVKPQSSAVVLMMMDTSASMGNFEKYMARSFYFWMVKFLRTKYEKVDIEFIAHHTLAKVVSEEDFFSKGESGGTICSTAYEKALELIHKKYNPSRYNIYPFHFSDGENMSSDNAKCVLLVEQLMEVCNMFGYGEVNAHSRYSTLMTTYSKIEDPKFRHYVLKENADVYHALKKFFYKSLEESR; this is translated from the coding sequence ATGACAGATGAAACAGGTGAATCTTTTATCGTTTCCCAGGAAAACTGGACGTTGCATCGAAAAGGATATCAGGATCAGAAACGACATGTGGATAAAGTCAAAAAAGCGATAGAAAATAATTTACCTGAACTGATTAGTGAGGAAAGTATTGTCATGTCCGACGGCAAGGATATCATTAAAATTCCGATACGATCACTTGATGAATATAAGATTCGTTATAATCATGATAAATCTAAACACGTCGGGCAAGGCAAAGGGAAAAGCCAAGTCGGTGATGTGGTAGCGAACGATGGTAGTAAAGACGCTGGCAAAGGCAAACAGGCTGGTGATCAGGCAGGCAGCGACTATTATGAGGCAGAAGTATCGATTGCGGAAATCGAAGAGACGCTTTTCAAGGAATTGGAATTGCCTAATCTGGAACAGCGGGAACAAGCCGAAATTACAGAAGAAGATATCGCATTCAATGATATCCGGAAAAAAGGCCTCATCGGGAATATTGATAAAAAAAGGACGATCATCGCGGCATTTAAGCGTAATTCGATGGAAGGCAAAACGGGTATCATGCCAATCTATAATGATGATTTGCGATTTAAAACATGGGATCCAATCGTTAAGCCACAATCGAGTGCCGTCGTTCTTATGATGATGGATACAAGTGCATCAATGGGGAATTTTGAAAAGTATATGGCTAGAAGCTTTTATTTTTGGATGGTGAAATTCTTGAGGACGAAGTATGAGAAAGTCGATATTGAATTTATTGCCCATCACACACTTGCAAAAGTTGTATCGGAAGAGGATTTCTTTTCTAAAGGTGAAAGTGGCGGGACAATATGCTCGACAGCTTATGAAAAGGCGCTTGAATTGATTCATAAAAAATATAATCCTTCACGCTATAATATATATCCTTTCCATTTTTCAGATGGAGAGAATATGTCGTCTGATAATGCCAAATGCGTGTTGTTAGTTGAACAGTTAATGGAAGTCTGTAATATGTTCGGCTATGGGGAAGTGAATGCACATAGCAGATATTCGACTTTAATGACAACGTATTCTAAAATTGAGGATCCAAAATTCCGCCATTATGTCCTGAAAGAGAATGCAGATGTTTACCACGCCTTGAAAAAGTTTTTCTATAAAAGCTTGGAGGAATCCCGATGA
- a CDS encoding PrkA family serine protein kinase has product MDILQKVEQYRDEENKLKWEGTFAQYLEILRERKEVAQTAHSRVYEMIKSHGETKKNDNTIYHFFEKEIYGLEDTIERLVNEYFHPAAKRLDVRKRILLLMGPVSGGKSTIVTLLKRGLEQYAKTDKGAVYSIKGCPMHEDPLHLIPEYLRDDFFEEFGIRIEGSLSPLNTMRLETEYDGRIEDVLIERMFFSEDKRVGIGTFTPSDPKSQDIADLTGSIDFSTIAQYGSESDPRAYRFDGELNKANRGMMEFQEMLKLDEKFLWHLLSLTQEGNFKAGRFALISADELIVAHTNETEYRSFISNKKNEALHSRIIVMPIPYNLKVSQEEKIYEKMIRESDLSHVHIAPHALRVAAIFSVLTRLKVSKKQGIDVLKKMRLYDGENVEGFNSADLEELKKEFQTEGMDGIDPRYVINRISSAMIRKEVNAINALDVLRSLKEGLDQHASISKDDKEEYLNYISIARKEYDDIAKKEVQKAFVYSYEESAKTLMDNYLDNVEAYCNKHKMKDPLTGEEMSPDEKLMRSIEEQIGISENAKRAFREEILIRISAYARKGKRFDYQSHERLREAIQKKLFADLKDVVKITTSTSTPDETHLKKINEVVVRLIDEHGYNSVSANDLLRYVGSLLNR; this is encoded by the coding sequence ATGGATATCTTACAGAAGGTTGAACAGTATCGAGATGAAGAGAACAAATTGAAATGGGAAGGCACTTTTGCACAGTATTTGGAGATTCTTCGTGAACGTAAAGAGGTTGCACAAACTGCTCACTCACGAGTTTACGAAATGATTAAAAGTCACGGTGAAACAAAGAAAAATGACAACACCATTTATCATTTCTTCGAAAAGGAAATATATGGTCTCGAAGATACAATAGAACGCCTAGTGAATGAATATTTTCATCCTGCAGCAAAGCGATTAGATGTCCGAAAAAGAATTTTGTTATTAATGGGCCCTGTCAGCGGCGGTAAGTCGACGATTGTCACGTTGTTGAAACGTGGACTCGAGCAATATGCGAAGACTGACAAAGGCGCTGTCTATTCGATTAAAGGCTGTCCGATGCATGAAGACCCATTGCACTTAATCCCTGAGTATTTACGAGATGACTTTTTCGAGGAGTTTGGGATTCGGATCGAAGGGAGTCTATCACCTTTAAACACGATGCGGCTTGAAACAGAATATGACGGCCGAATCGAAGATGTATTAATAGAAAGAATGTTTTTCTCAGAAGACAAACGTGTAGGAATTGGAACTTTCACTCCTTCAGATCCGAAATCACAAGATATTGCCGATTTGACAGGGAGCATTGATTTTTCCACAATCGCTCAATATGGCTCTGAATCCGACCCGCGTGCCTATCGATTTGACGGAGAATTGAATAAGGCAAATCGAGGAATGATGGAATTCCAGGAAATGTTGAAGCTCGATGAAAAGTTTTTATGGCATCTCCTCTCCTTAACACAGGAAGGGAACTTCAAAGCAGGGCGTTTTGCGTTAATCAGTGCGGATGAACTGATTGTAGCGCATACGAACGAAACGGAATATCGATCATTCATATCTAATAAAAAGAACGAAGCATTGCATTCAAGAATTATCGTTATGCCGATTCCGTATAATTTGAAAGTGAGCCAAGAAGAGAAAATCTATGAAAAGATGATTCGTGAAAGTGATTTGTCGCATGTGCATATAGCTCCTCACGCCCTTCGCGTCGCAGCAATCTTTTCTGTCCTGACAAGATTGAAAGTATCAAAAAAACAAGGTATCGATGTTTTAAAGAAAATGCGCCTGTATGATGGGGAGAATGTTGAAGGTTTTAACTCGGCAGATTTGGAAGAATTGAAGAAAGAATTTCAGACAGAAGGTATGGATGGCATCGATCCACGTTATGTCATCAATCGGATTTCCTCGGCTATGATTCGAAAAGAAGTGAATGCAATTAATGCGTTGGATGTTTTACGTTCGTTAAAAGAAGGGCTCGATCAACATGCCTCCATATCAAAAGATGACAAGGAAGAGTATTTGAATTACATTTCCATTGCAAGAAAGGAATATGATGACATCGCCAAAAAGGAAGTCCAAAAAGCATTTGTCTATTCCTATGAAGAGTCTGCAAAAACGCTGATGGACAATTACTTGGATAATGTTGAAGCTTATTGCAACAAACATAAAATGAAAGATCCGCTTACTGGTGAGGAAATGAGTCCTGATGAGAAGTTGATGCGCTCAATCGAAGAACAAATTGGCATTTCTGAAAATGCGAAACGTGCATTCCGCGAAGAAATTCTTATTCGAATTTCTGCTTATGCAAGAAAGGGCAAACGGTTCGACTATCAATCACATGAACGACTGCGCGAAGCAATACAGAAAAAACTATTCGCCGATTTGAAAGATGTTGTTAAAATCACGACTTCTACTAGTACACCAGATGAAACCCATTTGAAAAAAATTAATGAAGTCGTTGTGAGGCTTATAGATGAGCATGGCTATAATTCGGTTTCCGCAAACGATTTATTACGTTATGTAGGAAGTCTGTTGAACCGATGA
- a CDS encoding DUF1801 domain-containing protein, whose protein sequence is MYVQKTKETDQSVKDFIESVDSPKKREDAYKLLDIFTEVTGHEAKMWGPSIIGFGSYHYIYKSGHEGDAPLVGFSPRKAKISLYFAPGDTDREETLKKFGKHTSGKACVYINKVDDIDREVLKQLIHQSIDFLKRTYPEI, encoded by the coding sequence ATGTACGTGCAAAAAACAAAAGAGACAGATCAAAGTGTGAAAGACTTCATCGAATCAGTTGATAGCCCGAAGAAGCGTGAGGATGCCTATAAACTACTGGATATATTTACAGAGGTTACTGGTCATGAAGCGAAAATGTGGGGTCCTAGCATTATTGGATTCGGCTCATATCACTATATATATAAATCGGGTCATGAGGGAGATGCTCCACTCGTTGGATTTTCGCCAAGAAAAGCAAAAATCAGTTTATACTTTGCACCTGGAGATACTGATAGAGAGGAAACTTTGAAGAAATTTGGAAAGCATACATCGGGAAAAGCTTGTGTATATATTAACAAGGTCGATGATATCGATAGAGAAGTACTAAAACAATTAATTCACCAATCAATCGATTTTCTTAAAAGAACCTATCCAGAAATCTAA